GAAGCCCACCCCTTCTTCGAGCGCTGCTTCCGGCGGGGGAACGGGGCGGGGCGCGGTCAGCGTGCACGGCGCCCAATTGCGACGGGACGGGTGGCCGTTCGTGCCACGCGGGGTGCAGATCGTAGGTCTGGTGGCGCCACAGGCTCAATTGAAGGGCGACTACGCCAAGGCCGGCCGGCACTTCGGTGCGGCCGAACTGCGCGCCGCGCAGGCCAGGCACGTCGACACCATACGGTTCCAGGTCAGCGAGTTCGCCCTCGACCCGAAAGATTCGAAATACACGCCCGACTACCTCGAAGAGGTGCAGAAGGCAGTACATCTGGCACGCGGCCTCGGATTCACCGTCATCGTGTCATTGCAGTCCGAGCGGCACGCAGGAAAGAACCACCGCTGTCCCCTGCCGGATGCGGGAGCCGAGCGTGCCTGGTCACGGCTTGCCCCACGGTTCGCCGACGATCACGGGGTCATGCTTCAGCTGTACAACGAACCCATCGCAAAGCCGGTCGACAGCGCCGCCTGGCGGACGTGGCTCTCCGGCGGACCTACGACCGGCAAGCACGGCCGGTGCACAGCAGTGGGGATGCAGCGGCTCGTCGACAACATCCGTTCCCAGCATGCCGGAAACGTCATCATCGTCTCCGGGCTGAATGTCAAGACAACCTTGGCCAACGCCCCGAACGTGAATGACCCTGCCGACCCTCACGATCCGCAGCTCGTCTACGCCGTGCACTATCCCCTGCTCACGGGTTCACTCAAGGCCGAGTGGGACAGAGATTTCGGAGACCTCAGCGCGTCGAAACCGGTCATGGTCACCGAATGGAACGCCAGCTCGGGCTGGCAGTGCAATCCGGACGTCCCGAAAAATGCCCAACTGCTGCTGGACTACTTGTCCGCCCACCACATCGGCCTGATCGGGTTCGCATTCGACCACCCGCACACGATCGTGAAGAACTGGAAATACGTGCCGACCACCTACGACGACTTCCATTGCGGCCGTCACTATGACGGTGGTCCGGGCGAGTTGCTCTTCCGCTAC
The sequence above is a segment of the Streptomyces lydicus genome. Coding sequences within it:
- a CDS encoding glycoside hydrolase family 5 protein, whose amino-acid sequence is MDVEERPVDDRNGAVKGERAARPKRGWRRRGVLAVAGVLAMTMSVAGCGSRASDPSGAKPTPSSSAASGGGTGRGAVSVHGAQLRRDGWPFVPRGVQIVGLVAPQAQLKGDYAKAGRHFGAAELRAAQARHVDTIRFQVSEFALDPKDSKYTPDYLEEVQKAVHLARGLGFTVIVSLQSERHAGKNHRCPLPDAGAERAWSRLAPRFADDHGVMLQLYNEPIAKPVDSAAWRTWLSGGPTTGKHGRCTAVGMQRLVDNIRSQHAGNVIIVSGLNVKTTLANAPNVNDPADPHDPQLVYAVHYPLLTGSLKAEWDRDFGDLSASKPVMVTEWNASSGWQCNPDVPKNAQLLLDYLSAHHIGLIGFAFDHPHTIVKNWKYVPTTYDDFHCGRHYDGGPGELLFRYYAHTPAAPRSEG